The genomic region CCTGGCGTTAtcctggatcgatagactcgaccctcgatcctatcgatactatcccTCCGGGGTTAATTCCTTTagatcgaccctcgatcccaATAATCCTATTCTAATTAGTCCGTAATCCTATACTAATAATTAGTTAGTAGTGCGCCTACGCCCCACTAGGTATCAAACCGTAACACGACGCTCTCCCTCCTAGGCTAAAGTCCCGTCGGCCTAGCCTATTCTCCTTCGTCCGCTAACACTTATaagttttcctcctctttcccttATTCTTTACGCTTCAGTATATCTAACTGTGTAAGTAAAACGCGATCGGGTACTAAACCTCCGCATACGAAAATAGCGGATCGTAACGAGTTACTCGCTATAGTCCTACGGTTTGCTACTATTATAAAGTATACCTATTCCTTCTATAAGAGACGTGGCTTCTTTTATAAGATTTCTCCTTTAGTTTCCGAGCGTTACGCTACctatatatagtataactagTCCCTTTATAACGCTCGTAGGTTATCCGTCCAATAGCTCCGCAAGGTTATTTCCCAGTACGATTAGCTAAAGACGGAAATGGCAGAAGCCGAGTCCTAACGTACCGCCCTAGATCAAAAGATTAACCGCCTACGCTTATAGAAACGATTATAGTTTAAGCGAATGGCTACGGCCGTCTCCCGTAGCCTTAATAGTGTGGAAGAGCTGGAGCGCGTTAAGCGGGAGGAAGCCGCGCTAGCTACTTTATCGTCCAACGATGCTCCTTCTCTTCCGGCCCCCGCTTCTCCGGATCTTCCGAATCGTCGTACGACGGAGTCTCCTGCCGCCGTACCCTCTGACCTCTCTTTCCTGGACCCTTCCTTAAACTTCGAATGGCCACTTAATCTTTCCTTCGACCCTGGTacggccggtccttccttcttgACCGCCCAGGATGCCACTAGTGGCACGCCTTCCACCTCCTAAGGTGGTTGAGGCGCGTAGCACTATTTGTATTTGGTCCTCCTCACACCTTCCAACCTCGTGGTGTAGCGTGTAGTACGCCGACTACTCTgccggaggcgcaggttcgaaTCCTGCCGAGGTTCTTCTGGCTTTATCTTATAGCTATCTGGCTGTGAGCTAAGGCCAGCTTTTTATCGTCCGCCGGTGGTACGTCTTTTTACGGTGGTAGGGGTGTATAATGCTAGTTGGGCCTGGATTCCTTCttaccttttaaccttatagtatagTATATAGTACGCCGACTATCCTATCGGAGGCGTAGGTTCGACTCCTGCTGAGGTTCTTTTAGGCTTAAGAGGGCCCGGTCGGGTCTTCTTACGCCCGGATCTATTTTTATCTGTTTAGGTTTTAGCCGGTCTAGATATCGCTAATGGAATTCTTTTAGCTTTTTTGGGTAATTAAAGTATACCTGTGGCTCCTACAAGTTATTTATAGCCGGATATCCTAACtaattaactaaatactttaattaacctttattaaaccgtaaatccAATATTTCTTCTATATCgtactcctcttcttcgtcctccgctacggcctatatattagccttacTTGCCGGTAGTACGGGCTCCAGAAGTGAgatataaaaggtatatgACCGTAGACGTATCGTACGGGGtagctccagttcgaataccgtctccgatatcttccttttaacCTTGAACGGGCCTACTCGCCTATAGTCTAGTTTCTTACTAGGTCTTTTAGTATATAAATTAcgtatagaaaggaatattatatcTCCCCCTTTAAGGCGAGGtccctcgagccttttagtattatagtatttctatatcctttcccttataaactttaatttttatttaagcttattataaagtatatatattttatttactttaacccTAGCCCTAGGTACCTTAACCGTAGGTCCCTACCGTAGGTCTACTTCGTAAccgaaattcgcgaagaagggtataactttcgtaatcTCCGttagcgatatattatacgttagTTATGCCGTAAATAATAGTTTAACTTAATCGTTCTgctcgaaattaatataattccataaatattattctataatCTAGTTAAGCCGCTCCGTTTAACCGTCTATCTAAGGGTAGTAAGCCGATAACGCCTTACTTATTACCCCTAACCTCGTTATTAATGCTCTCTAAAACTTTAATACGAATTTAATatcgcgatccgtaataaactcttttagctatatatatattattataatataccgTAGTACTACGTCCGCCAGTTACTTTGCCGACTAAGtctctttatatagtaaaaagtaTACCTACTTAGTAAACCTATCGACCaccgttaatatactatcgtacttaacgccggttaccgtatttttaaattttaataatttaataataaagtctatagtaattaaattCTATAGCCGCTCCGCTATTAATAGTGGCTTTAGAAATCCGTAAGGCTTATGCCTCGTAACCTTCGTTCTCtcgtacgtatagtataactaGATAGCTTCCTTAACGTCGTCTTTAATCCTCGGCTAGTTAAAGTGCTGCTTGATCTTTTCTATGGTCTTAGTGATACCCATGTGtcctccgagcttcgatGCGTGAATATCTATAACCAGTGTCGTCCGATCACCTGGCTTCACGTACGCCCGATTCTTATACCATAGCCTTCCCTGGCTGTTTTTCTGGATGCCCTGTGgctccagctcttcctgcCAGTATTGTTCCGTGATATTGGTGCCTAACTTCCTTTAGTATTTATTGGAAATAGCCCTCTCCCGATATATTGCGTAATACTCTATCTACGGCTATAGTGGATACTTGAGAGTATTATTAGGCGCCTCTTTAAGTAGTAATAGTAACTCCCTAGGTGCATCCTTATAGTAATCGGTATGCCGGCTAAGTGTATCTGCCCTAGCGTTCTCCGatccctttttataattaatctagaaattaaattccgagAGGAACTCTGACTATCGTATCTGCCGTacgttaaggaccttcgtaGTAGTAAAGTACTgtagatttttataatccgtatagacCTATATTTCGTACTTAGTACTACTAAGGTATAACCTCTACTCTTCGAACGTTTCGATAATAGCGAgtagctttttattatagattaagtagttttaatatatttccttaagcttttttaaaaagaaagttattaaatatagTTTACTATCGTTATTTTGCTATCTTAATTACCTACCGATCgtataatttaatatatttaccttaattttaaataatcgaCTAGGGTCtagtaatttaaataccgggtcctttaaaatagccTCTTTTAGCTTCTAGAAGGcctacttttctttttactcTTACCGGAACTCCACGTTTTTCTTAATTAAGTAGTTAAGAAGCTTCGCGATACCTACGTATCCTCGAATAAATATCCTATAGAAATTTGTAAACCCTAAAAATTccttaacgtatatttataactacGGCGTAGGCCAGTCTTTAACTACCGTAATTTTCCTAAATTCCATATAAACCttacttaacgatattaaatatcCTAAATATACTATCTTTTATACGTAGAACTCGCTCTTTTCCTTATTAACTAAGAGTCCGGCTCCGTGTAGcgcgtcgagtatctctcgtacgtGCCGCTTATGCTCCTCCAGAGTACGTGAGTAGATAAGAACGTCGTCGAGATAGCACACTACTGTCTTATCGAGGTATTTCTGTATCGTATGGTCAACGAGAAATTAGAACGTCGCGGGCGCATTAGTTAGCCCAAATGGCAttacgagatactcgaaatGACTATAGAGCGTACGAAACGCTGTCTTCTATTCGTCTCCTTCCttaatccgtatataggcGTACCCGATAGGTAtatttaagcgtataaagtatcgTGCCCCTACTAGTTAATTCCGTAACCTAGATATTAACGGTAGCGGGTAATTGTTTTTTACCGTCTCGTTATTTAGTTAccggtaatttatatatagttaTAAGTTACTATCTTTCTTCGGTACGAAAAAAACGGAGTATCCTACTAGTAATATAGATTCCCTAATATAGCCTTTCTTTAAATTttcgtttaaatatttttatagctctttactttacttatcgttaatataatatactttaaatagtTATAATTTAGCTccctcttttaatttaatttcgtaGTCCTACGgccctcgctttaaaagCCCTTCTAAATATTTAGCCGTAAAGGCTAggtatcctcgatattctaCCGGTACCGCCTTTTTCTCGcccttttctatattattataataagcGTATTTATTAATCTCCAATATCTCCACCAACGTTATTAATCCTATTTCTTCGATCTTACCgcttatattaataaaatatactattatttcTTAAgctccttacggtagtacTGTGGAGGGTGCTTATCCTACACTTTGCTCCGTACGTACTCCTAATCTCCTATcgttaactaaatacttCTAAAGTTCTTTTAGTCGTAAGTAACTACTATCCCTCCAATCGATATCTAGGttataatctttatactataattacCCTAGGATTATATCCttcgagggtcctatatctataatatcgaatataactaaagttatttttccttcgactataatGTCCAGGAGTAGTGTTTCCCTATAGACCTTTTGCGTACGAAATGgtccttatataacgatccattccttctttttcttctataGTATCCGGGCCTGGTGTACGAACTGTAGCGAAATTAGGTTCGTCTCCGTATtaccgtttattaatattattatttaaagatccCTTTATcgtatagtaatttaaaggcgtttatttcttttgttttttccttATATAGTAGCGACCTCGCTAATAAACCTCGGGTCGTTATCCTATATTTTCGCCTTACGCCGATACTTTCGAAAATATCGTTCGTGGTCCGTTAAAGGTTAATGGCCTCCGCGAAGGGCCGCGAGTCGTTTCCTAAGCggttatatcgtttaaaagtATTCTTTTACTCCGGGTTAACtagtaatataaagtcttttaattataccCGCTTAGCTTCCTCCTATTTTCCGTCTTTTACTTTcctaatacttttttatatccTCGTCCGATAGCGGTTCTTTTACTTAGTCTTATATACCTTATCTTAATAATATCGCTTAACCTTCTCTCGCAAATATATAGCGCAGTCTAGGCTTAGGCACTATCCTAGTATTACTTTGTTTAAAGagtatatattattatcCGTATTTTAACCTTCTATATACTCGGCGTAGTATCTCGTATACCTTAGTACGATCTATATAACCTAAAGGCTATCTTTTAGTTTAACCGGGTCCTAAACCTTCTATAAAAGGTAATCGTTTAGGTCCTCCTACTAAGCCTTTTCCTACTTAGCTATAGTCTTTTTAACTAACTATAGTTTACTTTctttacttactttacgtaCCGGCTAATAACCGTATAGTACCTTACTCTAATAATACTctatatatctatatataatatattagaattaaaatactttccgatattccggataCCTAAagtaaaattatattatatcTCCcttataaagtatatactatataggtATCCCTATATCTTTTAATAACTTTACGATCCTAATATTAACGACTTTCTTACCTTTCTAATATTCtttttagtttttatataCGAGCTTTAtaggctataatatattttataaaataataaatctatatttacCGTACTATCCCTCCGGTATCGTTTACTTAATAAGTCCTTACGTAAGATTATTACCTTTAGCGACTTCTATAGTAATTTCTATAGTAATCCGTACTAGTTAGTcctataatacttatatttaaaaatctctTTCCTCGTACTCCGCCTTTAGCCTTTTTACTACTTCCCGCAACTCCTAGAACTCTACTTTCTCTTATTTAATATACTAATTAAAGTCTCTTTCTAATCCTACTACTCCgctttattaatacttaataattattacctctataaccctcggtccctttaatataataataattataatcTCTTTCTTTTAGCTAAATCgcttaaatactttataatcctttttaaagtatcttactttattataattaaaatacttaaggTTATCCCTACCCTAGCCTCGGCCTTACGGCCTTTACTACTATATAGTATCGATATCTATCGGTCCTAAATACGTAGTACCGGAATAGCTAATATTAGGGTATTATCTTTTACGCTTATCGTTAGGacggttattattaaagtaccCTTTATTACCGTAGTAACCCCTATTATTACCCTTCTTCTCTATACGACGCTAGAACtaccgatcgtcgatccgtatagccATAGCAATATACTTATCGATAGtattaagcctcgactccttatataacttatcttttactttttctttaAGGCTATTATAgaaaaactatattaaccctttatcgttaatagtacTACGTAGACTATCGATTTTAAATAGAGCCGCGTAGTCGGCTATTAAGCGCGTCTAACGTAGGTTTACGAGCCTCTCTTACGCGCGCTTTGCCTTATCGTACTCCCTAAACACCTCCTTAAGCTTAGTTTTAAAGACACGGTAGCTCTCGAAGTATTCCACAGTAATCTTCTCTTAATCGgacggctcctcctcgtaataattattaaggaTAGGCTCGAACCACGCGAGAGCCCTATCCTTAAGTTtaatagccgcgaaaatTACCTTCGattctttattaataaactaATCTAagtattaacgaaaatagaTTTTAAgctaaattaaaaaccctCTAAGCTCTACCTTTCCTTCTCTATAGCGCTCCGGTGCCGGGAACTTAGATACTACCTtaagtaaagttaatataataataatttactccCGAGTTTACTAAGCCTCGTCCTTAAATTCTTTAAAACGCCACATTATTTACTTTACGGTGGGTCGAGTATTAGTAGTAATAGGTCCCTCACTACTTAGGCTAGGCGGGACGCCTCCTATCTAAACGTTCTTAAGTCCGGCTATAGTAGTAAAAAAACGCCTTTAACTTAtctataataaagttaaagtaagtatgcaacgtataacgaacccctatccagaacctctgaaagggataccggttgaaggctacttctgaataatcctggttcggtacagctagatagtgtacgacaagatgtctcaatgtaaacactagataccgtgaatataacttgaaattgcatactgcggaactatctatctataccagccaattcctccgtatatatatatcctacgccaagcctggcgttgtcctggatcgatagactcgaccctcgatcctatcgatactatcccTCCGGGGTTGACTCCTTTGgatcgaccctcgatcccaATGATCCtattctgattggtccgtaATCCTGTGCTAATGATTGGTCAGTggtgcgcctgcgccccactaGGTGTCAAGCCGTGACATATGGtatgtgcggcaagcctggccataataTCCGTACGTGCTAGGAGGTTGCAGAAGAGTCTGATTCAGCTGTTTCTAATGTAATTGTAGTAGGTTAatagtgttgttgttttgcaATTGAGGATGGTTGTAATAGGGTAGTGGAAATCGATCCACTCGCTTGTCCGatccgctcgcttatcaAATACGTTAAACGTTGAAATGCTTTATACCTTGCCATTTCGGTACTATTCCCCCCACTTTCCCGGAATTCCCACCTTCTTCGATCTGGGCTGGCGTAAAGGTAAACCTAATCCGGATGTCGTTCGAAATGTAGACATTAAAAAATTTAATATTCGTGAAGAAGTCCCTTTCAAGGACGCCTTTACCTCTAATTAGAGAAAGCCTACCGCCGGACCGAACAGCACCGTAGTGGTGGTGAATATAATCGAAGCGTGTAACATCGTTGTAGTCGGGCAATCGTAGTGTGGAACTGCAATGCGGGTAGAAGAAGGCTGCAACCAGTGCAAGAGCACCGGTGACATTTATATCACTCGCTACAACCGTGGTGTCACAGGAGCAAAAAGTAATTGACACGTCAATGCCCGGTGCGGGTTTCATCATGGTAGGAGACTACTGGGGATAAGGGAAATGCTTCGGTGCACCAGGCTCATTTGTAATAGCTAATAGGCGTCCGGTAGAGTTGAGGCCTACAAACAAGGTGGAAGAAGCATCTTCTGGAAGGTATTTATGTCATGTCAgacacgcacacacacagccaTGTGCCTCGTGTTTGGCCGACTCTCGACTTCACACTACGTCCAGATCGCTACTCACGTCAGTCAAGTTCAACTGAGAAAAACTAATTAATCTAGTTCTTAACCATCAACCATATCGATATTTACAATAACAAAAGCTAGTAATTGTCCCAACCGTTTTCTCAGCTCAACTCCGCATGAAGACCGTCCCGTCCCGCCTTTCCAAACCGAACTCAACGAACCCAGACATAAAACCATTCTCTCTGCTTAACAAGCCGCCGCAACCACCGCCGGCCGGGCCCGACCCCTGCCAAGCTTGGAGTGCGTCTTCTTCCATATCTCATCAAACATAGAGGGCTTGGGCTTGAGCTGCCAGTCATAGAGACCAAGACGTCTGACCACCTGGAACGAACCTGTCCCTATCGACATGGTCTGGCCCATGATGATGCACTCACTGACGCCCAAGATCCGATCTGTCTTCATACCAGCAGCGGCATCAAACAAATGGTCTGGCGTCTTCTCGAAAGAAGCCAGCTGGAGAACACTGTCGCGCATCTTGGCAAGGCCGAAGCGCGTGATGCCGAGAATGTCGCCCTTGTATGTCATGACATCGGCCAAAAGCTCCATGTGACGAGGGTCGATGTTCATGTCGCCCATGACTTGCTGGATTTCAAAGGCAATGGTTGTGCGGGCCGCCTCAATACCCAGCACATCGCGACATTCCATGACCGAGTTGGTCAAGCACTTGGTGCCAACCACACCTTCTGTGGTCATACAAGCGCGCAGTCCGTAACCTTCCACCAGAACTGTATGCGCCGAAGTCTTGCTGTCGACATTGATAATCGCTCGCGTTGTCTCGGGGTGGCCGGCAATGGGCACTTCCGGCAACATGCGCTTGAGGAAGTTGACTCTCAACTGGAAGTCGGCTGCCGACTCATCCCCTGGCTTGGCGACAGtcagccccttttccagagCAGCAGCGCGTTGCCTGGCCGCCTTTCTCGCCGCCGTCGCATCCTGCCATGTGTTGTGGACGAGAACCTCAATGACATTCTTGTTCACCTTCAGGTCTTCTGGCTCAATCTTCaacttgagcttcttggccttgacaatGGCGTCGGCAATATCGGTAGTCGTTATCCCAATCTGCTCCAGGTTCTCAAGACCATCCTTCTCAAGCCTGAGCACAATTTTGGCGACGTCCTGCAGCCACACATCATCCACATAGTCAAGGATATCCTTGATGTAGGTCTTTTCAATCCTGTGTTTGACGGCCCGGGCCGCGCTGACATCCTTAGTGTTCTCCAAGACGCAAGTGATGACAGGTGTACTGATCGTCTTGGAGGCGTTGATGATCTCCTTGATACGCGGGACACCCTGGGTGATACTCATGCCGGCAACACCGGCGAAATGGAACGTCTTGAGCGTCATTTGCGTTCCAGGCTCACCGATCGACTGAGCGCCGACGGCTCCTACAGCGTGACCTGGCTCGACCTGTGCCTTCTTGTACTTCTCCAGGCATAGCTCGATGAATTTCTGAAGACTGGCCTCCGACACCTTGGCCGTGAGGTCGGCGTGCTTTTGTCCCTTGGCGCGCGCCTCATCATCCAGATCGATATCCATCTCGGATCCACCCTTGTTCACCCTATTAACTACAGCCTGCATGGCAAGGTCGTCTTCTAACACGCCTGGATCGAGGCCGACCGACTTGCGAATCCTGGCCAGCTTGGTGGCTCTCTGTGTGATGTATGTCTGGACACTGTTGAGGTACTCTCTCGCGGCGTCGTGCTCGTCGACAGCCATATACGCTGCGCGGTCCGTGCTCGTGCGGATCTGCTCATCCGTAAGCCCAGTGATGACCTCGCCGGTAAGCATGTCACGTCGGACATAGAGCGCCCGCTGTCTGTCCAGTAACTCCTTGGTCAGTTTCTGTATCTCGGACGGCAGCAACCCCTTCTCCGAGTTGTTCCAAGTGATGGTCTGGGAGTGGTTCCAGGTCCGATCAAAGTTGACAGGCCGGGCATCTCCCTCCATGTCCACTGGGTCGAGCCTGTCTGCACCGTACTGGAACTGGACAATGCCTCCTTCCGAGGTGCGCACCGTGTCATCGTACTGAGTCGACAAATCCTCCAGCGACTTCATCAAGCGTCTGGACATGTAACCCGTCTCGGCCGTCTTGACAGCGGTGTCGACCAAACCTTCTCTGCCAGAAATGGCGTGGAACAAGAACTCGGTGGGATGCAGACCGGTGTAGAAACTGTTCTTGACGAAGCCCTTGGCAGCCGCGCGCTTGTCGCCCTTTTCGAAATGAGGCAAGGTTCGGTTCTGGAATCCATCAGCGACACGCTTGCCGCCGATAATCTGTTGACCGACACAGGCAATCATCTGGGCTACGTTGATTTCGGAACCCTTGGACCCAGACTTGGCCATGATGAGAGGTGCGTTGTTTCTGCTGAGATTCTCGGTGCAGTAGCTACCGGCAGCTTGACGGACAGCGCTCAGGGTTCCCGAAAGCTTGGTCTCCAAAGTCTCCTTCATGTCGCAACCTGGAGCCTTCTCAAGAGTCCCGTTTTCTGCTTGGGAAATAAATCCGTCGCACACCGTCGTGGCTTTTTCGAGGAGCATGAGCTTGTGTTCAGTCAATGCCTGCGAAGGaaacacatcaccaacaccgatAGAGAAGCCGCGCAGTGTCAACGATCTGGCACAGAGCTTGGCCAGACGGTTCATCGTGGCGGCAGCATAGTCGGCTCCATAGTCTCTCAGAATGACATAGAACACAGAGTTCTTTTTGCCCTCTCCAACCGTGGACTTGTCCATGCGGCCGCAGATAACCTCGGAGTTGCGAACAACCAGGAACGAGTCGTCAATGTCCATGTCTGGAGGCTGGAGGTTTCCTTTGTTGTagaccttgttcttggcatCGAGGTTGACCAAGACAGGCGACTCCTTGTTGGGCCGCATCATGACGTTGAAGATTTGCTTGCCAGTCCAGAGAGCTTTGGGCTTGAGGATGGCAGGAGGCGGAAGCTCGAGATAGGTATCGCCAAGAAGCATCTGTGTGCAAATGTAGGTAAAGCTGCTTCTGTCGTAGAACCTATCTTTGCCGCTCAACAGATAAGCAGCGGTAATAAAATCCTGGGTGGCGGCAATGATGGGCTCGCCGTTTTTGGGAGTACACAGATTGTTCTTGACGCCCATCAGATTGATAGCCTCTGCTCTCGCCTCCTCTGTCTGTGGGACGTGAAGGTTCATCTCATCACCGTCGAAATCGGCATTGTATGGCGAGCAAACACACTCGTTCAGCCGGAACGTCCTCCAAGGTCTGATCTTTGCGTAATGGCTCATGATACTCAATTTGTGAAGTGAGGGTTGACGATTGAACAGGACGATATCGTTGTCTTCGAGATGCCGTTCTACAACATCTCCAATCCGGAGGTTGTCCGCATTCTTCTCAAGGATGTGAGGCTTCATGTGCTTCAAGAGAAACTTCATCTCATTCTCCTCGCCTTGGTTCTTGGTGATTTGCAACGCGCCAGGGTATTCAGTCGGGCCGTTTCTCACACAAGCCTTGAGTTTTTGAATATTGTTCGCGTGAACGCGCTCGGGGTATGTGAGGTTCTTGGCGACACGTTCGGGGACGGCCACCTGTTCAATGCTCAGATTCGGATCGGGGGAGATGACAGTACGCCCACTGAAGTCAACACGTTTGCCCGAGAGATTGCCACGGAAGCGCCCCTGCTTTCCCTTGAGACGTTGGCAAAAGCCACGAGTAGCCTTGCCAAAGCCTTGCTGGACGAGGCCAGGCACATCACTGTTGACGTACATGCCGACCTGCAGCTGGAGGAATTCCCACTGCTCCATGAGGGAAGGAAGCGGCGCACCCTTTAGCATAGCTTCGCGCAAATGTGCGCTATAGATGACAATTTCGGCCAACTTTGTGGTAATGTCGTCTTCGTTGCTTGCGCTTTCCTGGGCGACCGATGGTCTGATACAAAGGGGGGGGGCTGGGAGGTACCGCCAGAGAAACATCTCGGGTCGTCCTTCGGCAGGATCTAGGCCCAACAGCTCG from Podospora bellae-mahoneyi strain CBS 112042 chromosome 4, whole genome shotgun sequence harbors:
- the RPO31 gene encoding DNA-directed RNA polymerase III subunit C1 (rpo31) (EggNog:ENOG503NXKP; COG:K); amino-acid sequence: MESEVEAGRASENRKTLVKDQLPKRFKALKFGIQSTQDILNQGVLEVSDNLLYDVENNRAPFKHGPLDPRLGTSSPKPDAKCHTCHQDLMGCPGHFGHVKLPLPVFHIGYLKYIQATLQNICKSCSRILLTNEERRRFLRSLRREQDNMARTAVLKRINEQCRKVRNCYHCGDLQGTIRKLSCMKLVHDKFVAYNKSTAQKKVAPESKIEFDASFESAKAHFAELGKHIRRAMDDMHPLKVLNLFKEINSVDCELLGLDPAEGRPEMFLWRYLPAPPLCIRPSVAQESASNEDDITTKLAEIVIYSAHLREAMLKGAPLPSLMEQWEFLQLQVGMYVNSDVPGLVQQGFGKATRGFCQRLKGKQGRFRGNLSGKRVDFSGRTVISPDPNLSIEQVAVPERVAKNLTYPERVHANNIQKLKACVRNGPTEYPGALQITKNQGEENEMKFLLKHMKPHILEKNADNLRIGDVVERHLEDNDIVLFNRQPSLHKLSIMSHYAKIRPWRTFRLNECVCSPYNADFDGDEMNLHVPQTEEARAEAINLMGVKNNLCTPKNGEPIIAATQDFITAAYLLSGKDRFYDRSSFTYICTQMLLGDTYLELPPPAILKPKALWTGKQIFNVMMRPNKESPVLVNLDAKNKVYNKGNLQPPDMDIDDSFLVVRNSEVICGRMDKSTVGEGKKNSVFYVILRDYGADYAAATMNRLAKLCARSLTLRGFSIGVGDVFPSQALTEHKLMLLEKATTVCDGFISQAENGTLEKAPGCDMKETLETKLSGTLSAVRQAAGSYCTENLSRNNAPLIMAKSGSKGSEINVAQMIACVGQQIIGGKRVADGFQNRTLPHFEKGDKRAAAKGFVKNSFYTGLHPTEFLFHAISGREGLVDTAVKTAETGYMSRRLMKSLEDLSTQYDDTVRTSEGGIVQFQYGADRLDPVDMEGDARPVNFDRTWNHSQTITWNNSEKGLLPSEIQKLTKELLDRQRALYVRRDMLTGEVITGLTDEQIRTSTDRAAYMAVDEHDAAREYLNSVQTYITQRATKLARIRKSVGLDPGVLEDDLAMQAVVNRVNKGGSEMDIDLDDEARAKGQKHADLTAKVSEASLQKFIELCLEKYKKAQVEPGHAVGAVGAQSIGEPGTQMTLKTFHFAGVAGMSITQGVPRIKEIINASKTISTPVITCVLENTKDVSAARAVKHRIEKTYIKDILDYVDDVWLQDVAKIVLRLEKDGLENLEQIGITTTDIADAIVKAKKLKLKIEPEDLKVNKNVIEVLVHNTWQDATAARKAARQRAAALEKGLTVAKPGDESAADFQLRVNFLKRMLPEVPIAGHPETTRAIINVDSKTSAHTVLVEGYGLRACMTTEGVVGTKCLTNSVMECRDVLGIEAARTTIAFEIQQVMGDMNIDPRHMELLADVMTYKGDILGITRFGLAKMRDSVLQLASFEKTPDHLFDAAAGMKTDRILGVSECIIMGQTMSIGTGSFQVVRRLGLYDWQLKPKPSMFDEIWKKTHSKLGRGRARPAVVAAAC